One window of the Devosia sp. 2618 genome contains the following:
- the gcvPA gene encoding aminomethyl-transferring glycine dehydrogenase subunit GcvPA, producing MRYLPHSEAERAEMLGVIGAANVDALFSAVPAKALKSFDLGLPAHSPEFLVEAHMKALAAKNHAGSDGPFFVGAGAYRHHVPATVDHLIQRSEWLTAYTPYQPEISQGTLQMLFEFQTQVAKLTGMDVANASLYDGSTGTAEAVLMARRLTRRNKVVLSGGLHPHYRDVVRAYLKDDADLDCLSASPEGQGDILDHIDENTAAIVVQTPDFYGHLRNIKAAADAAHAKGALLIVVITEVVSLGLLEAPGALGADIVVAEGQSIGNALNFGGPYLGLMATRKEFIRQMPGRLCGETVDAEGQRGFVLTLSTREQHIRREKATSNICTNSGLCALAFSIHMALLGEAGFTRLARLNHARACELADALAGVEGVEVLNKTFFNELTIRTAQPAADLVERLAKRGILAGVPVSRLEPSNPEVTNLIVLAATELTTDTDIAALCSALSEELA from the coding sequence ATGCGCTACCTCCCCCATTCCGAAGCCGAACGCGCCGAAATGCTTGGCGTTATCGGCGCGGCCAATGTCGATGCCCTGTTCAGCGCCGTGCCCGCCAAGGCGCTCAAGAGCTTCGATCTCGGCCTGCCCGCCCATAGCCCCGAATTTCTGGTCGAAGCGCATATGAAGGCGCTCGCGGCCAAGAACCATGCGGGCTCCGATGGTCCATTCTTTGTCGGTGCGGGCGCCTATCGCCACCACGTTCCGGCGACTGTGGATCACCTGATCCAGCGCTCGGAATGGCTGACCGCCTACACGCCCTATCAGCCGGAAATCTCGCAGGGCACCCTGCAGATGCTGTTCGAATTCCAGACCCAGGTCGCCAAACTGACCGGCATGGATGTGGCGAACGCCTCGCTTTATGACGGCTCCACCGGCACCGCAGAAGCCGTGCTGATGGCACGCCGCCTGACCCGCCGCAACAAGGTGGTGCTCTCGGGTGGTCTGCACCCGCATTATCGCGATGTGGTGCGTGCCTATCTCAAGGACGACGCTGATCTCGATTGCCTCTCGGCCTCGCCGGAAGGCCAGGGCGACATTCTCGACCATATCGACGAGAACACCGCCGCGATCGTGGTGCAGACACCGGACTTCTACGGCCACTTGCGCAACATCAAGGCCGCTGCTGACGCTGCCCATGCCAAGGGCGCGCTGCTGATCGTGGTGATCACCGAGGTCGTCTCGCTCGGCCTGCTCGAAGCCCCCGGCGCGCTTGGCGCCGATATCGTGGTGGCCGAAGGCCAGTCGATCGGCAACGCGCTCAACTTTGGTGGCCCCTATCTTGGCCTGATGGCGACCCGCAAGGAATTCATCCGCCAGATGCCCGGCCGTCTGTGTGGCGAAACCGTCGACGCCGAAGGTCAGCGCGGCTTCGTGCTCACCCTTTCGACGCGCGAGCAGCATATCCGCCGCGAGAAGGCGACCTCGAACATTTGCACCAATTCGGGGCTGTGTGCGTTGGCGTTCTCGATCCACATGGCGCTGCTGGGCGAAGCCGGGTTTACCCGCCTTGCCCGCCTCAACCATGCTCGTGCGTGTGAACTGGCCGATGCGCTTGCAGGCGTTGAGGGCGTCGAAGTGCTCAACAAGACGTTCTTTAACGAGCTGACCATCCGCACGGCGCAGCCGGCCGCCGATCTGGTCGAACGCCTGGCCAAACGCGGCATTCTCGCCGGCGTGCCGGTCAGCCGCCTGGAGCCGAGCAATCCGGAGGTCACCAACCTCATCGTTTTGGCAGCAACCGAACTCACCACCGACACCGATATCGCCGCGCTGTGCTCGGCTCTTTCGGAGGAACTCGCATGA
- the gcvPB gene encoding aminomethyl-transferring glycine dehydrogenase subunit GcvPB has protein sequence MSMNNQGRPTGVGTSGFASTSGSALLPNEPLLFEIGDTEHSGVDLPDAIITNDRLGGFERKSPLDLAGLTEPEAMRHYVRLSRLNHSIDSGMYPLGSCTMKHNPRLNEKMARLPGFSDIHPLQPVSTVQGALELMNELSHWLMTLTNTAAVALTPKAGAHGELLGMMAIKAAQDAAGQSHRTVVLVPESAHGTNPATAAFLGYTVKPIPARADGTVDVQAVKDALSPEVAAIMLTNPNTCGLFEPQVIEIAKAIHDAGAFFYCDGANFNAIMGVVRPGDLGIDAMHINLHKTFSTPHGGGGPGAGPVVLSEALAPFAPVPFVRKGSDGLELVEHEEGTALGRITAFQGQMGMYVRALTYMLSHGGDGLAQAAQDAVLNANYIKARLAHAFSVPFGDYPTMHEALFDDTFLAGTGVTTLDFAKALIDEGFHPMTMYFPLVVHGAMLIEPTESESKQTLDRFCEVMEELAADAKAGNKERFTSAPLKAPRRRLDETRAARSPILKWERPADLPQAAE, from the coding sequence ATGAGCATGAACAATCAGGGCCGCCCCACCGGCGTGGGCACTTCGGGCTTTGCCTCGACCTCGGGTTCGGCACTTCTCCCCAATGAACCACTGCTGTTTGAAATCGGCGATACCGAGCATTCGGGCGTCGATCTGCCAGACGCCATCATCACCAATGACCGCCTTGGCGGTTTCGAGCGCAAGAGCCCACTCGATCTGGCTGGCCTGACCGAACCGGAAGCGATGCGCCACTATGTGCGCCTGTCGCGCCTTAACCACTCGATCGATAGCGGCATGTATCCGCTCGGCTCGTGCACGATGAAGCACAATCCGCGTCTCAACGAAAAAATGGCCCGCCTGCCCGGCTTTTCGGATATTCACCCGCTGCAGCCGGTTTCGACCGTGCAGGGTGCGCTTGAGTTGATGAACGAGCTGTCGCACTGGCTGATGACCCTCACCAACACCGCTGCCGTGGCGCTGACGCCCAAGGCCGGCGCGCATGGTGAGCTGCTGGGCATGATGGCGATCAAGGCCGCACAGGACGCTGCTGGCCAGAGCCACCGGACCGTGGTGCTGGTGCCCGAAAGCGCCCACGGCACCAATCCGGCAACGGCTGCCTTCCTCGGCTACACCGTCAAGCCAATCCCCGCTCGCGCCGATGGCACTGTTGACGTGCAAGCCGTCAAGGATGCGTTGTCACCAGAAGTGGCCGCGATCATGCTGACCAACCCGAACACCTGTGGCCTGTTCGAGCCACAGGTCATCGAGATCGCCAAGGCAATCCATGATGCCGGGGCGTTCTTTTACTGTGACGGCGCCAATTTCAACGCGATCATGGGTGTGGTTCGTCCAGGCGATCTTGGCATCGACGCCATGCATATCAACCTGCACAAGACCTTCTCGACGCCGCATGGCGGCGGCGGTCCAGGTGCTGGTCCGGTCGTGCTGTCCGAGGCTCTGGCCCCGTTCGCGCCGGTCCCGTTCGTCCGCAAGGGCAGTGACGGACTTGAGCTGGTCGAGCACGAAGAAGGCACGGCGCTTGGCCGCATCACGGCCTTCCAGGGCCAGATGGGCATGTATGTCCGTGCCCTCACCTATATGCTCAGCCATGGTGGCGATGGCCTCGCGCAAGCCGCGCAGGACGCAGTGCTGAACGCCAATTACATCAAAGCCCGCCTTGCGCACGCCTTCTCGGTGCCGTTTGGCGATTACCCAACCATGCACGAGGCGCTGTTTGACGATACGTTCCTTGCCGGCACGGGAGTGACCACGCTCGATTTCGCCAAGGCCTTGATCGACGAAGGCTTCCACCCCATGACCATGTACTTCCCGCTGGTGGTGCATGGCGCGATGCTGATCGAGCCGACTGAGAGCGAAAGCAAGCAGACACTCGACCGTTTCTGCGAGGTGATGGAAGAGCTGGCTGCCGATGCGAAGGCCGGCAACAAGGAGCGTTTCACCTCTGCGCCGCTCAAGGCACCGCGTCGCCGCCTGGACGAAACCCGCGCTGCGCGCTCGCCAATTCTCAAGTGGGAACGGCCTGCTGACCTACCTCAGGCAGCAGAATAG